In Nocardioides faecalis, the following proteins share a genomic window:
- a CDS encoding non-heme iron oxygenase ferredoxin subunit produces MSFERACALSEIDTDEARAVTVGGVELALAKVEQADGGAEVFALQDLCSHAAVPLSEGEVVDGTVECWLHGSCFDLRTGKPANFPATEPVATFPVELRPDPSGAIDVYVDVQTTLNGVTPA; encoded by the coding sequence GTGAGCTTCGAACGCGCCTGCGCGCTGAGCGAGATCGACACCGACGAGGCCCGCGCGGTCACCGTCGGCGGCGTCGAGCTCGCCCTGGCCAAGGTCGAGCAGGCCGACGGCGGCGCCGAGGTCTTCGCGCTGCAGGACCTCTGCTCGCACGCGGCCGTGCCGCTCAGCGAGGGCGAGGTCGTCGACGGCACCGTCGAGTGCTGGCTGCACGGCTCCTGCTTCGACCTGCGCACCGGCAAGCCCGCCAACTTCCCGGCCACCGAGCCGGTTGCCACCTTCCCTGTCGAGCTGCGCCCCGACCCCTCGGGCGCCATCGACGTGTACGTCGACGTACAGACCACCCTGAACGGAGTGACCCCCGCATGA
- a CDS encoding ABC transporter ATP-binding protein — MQTPVVEVRGLVKTFGRARALDGLDLEVAAGEVHGFLGPNGAGKSTALRILLGLLHKDAGEVRLLGGDPWRDGPGLHRRLAYVPGDVNLWPNLSGGQIVDLLIRMRGADPARSRRDELVERFGLDVTKRARAYSKGNRQKVALVAALATEPELLLLDEPTSGLDPLMEQVFNDCVAEHVARGATVLLSSHILSEVDRLADRVTIIRDGRTVQSGRISDLRHLSRSRISATLTGPAPDLSRLPGVHDLHTDGDRVSCTAQATALPAVLEALTAAGVVALTSSPPTLEELFLDAYRSGEKR, encoded by the coding sequence ATCCAGACACCGGTGGTCGAGGTGCGCGGCCTGGTGAAGACCTTCGGCCGGGCCCGGGCGTTGGACGGGCTCGACCTCGAGGTCGCCGCCGGTGAGGTGCACGGCTTCCTGGGCCCGAACGGCGCCGGCAAGTCCACCGCGCTGCGGATCCTGCTCGGCCTGCTCCACAAGGACGCCGGCGAGGTCCGGCTGCTCGGCGGCGACCCCTGGCGCGACGGTCCCGGGCTGCACCGCCGGCTCGCCTACGTGCCCGGCGACGTGAACCTCTGGCCCAACCTCAGCGGCGGACAGATCGTGGACCTGCTGATCCGGATGCGCGGCGCGGACCCCGCGCGCTCGCGCCGCGACGAGCTCGTGGAGCGCTTCGGCCTCGACGTCACCAAGCGGGCCCGTGCCTACTCCAAGGGCAACCGGCAGAAGGTCGCCCTGGTCGCCGCGCTCGCCACGGAGCCCGAGCTGCTGTTGCTCGACGAGCCCACCTCCGGCCTCGACCCGCTGATGGAGCAGGTGTTCAACGACTGCGTGGCCGAGCACGTCGCCCGCGGCGCGACGGTGCTGCTCTCCAGCCACATCCTCAGCGAGGTCGACCGTCTCGCCGACCGGGTCACGATCATCCGCGACGGTCGCACGGTGCAGTCGGGGCGGATCAGCGACCTGCGGCACCTGAGCCGCAGCCGGATCAGCGCCACCCTCACCGGCCCGGCACCGGACCTGTCCCGGCTGCCCGGCGTGCACGACCTGCACACCGACGGCGATCGGGTGTCCTGCACCGCCCAGGCCACGGCGCTGCCGGCGGTGCTCGAGGCGCTCACCGCGGCCGGCGTGGTCGCGTTGACCAGCTCCCCGCCGACCCTCGAAGAGCTGTTCCTCGACGCCTACCGCTCCGGCGAGAAGCGGTGA
- a CDS encoding cysteine desulfurase — MTLHGLLPELEVIRKDFPILERTLAGGMPLVYLDSANTSQKPQVVIDTMVDHLERHNANIARAMHQLGAESTEAFESARDKVAAFIGAPERDEVIFTKNASEALNLVANTLVWGSDLQVGPGDEVVITEMEHHSNIVPWQLLTQRTGATLRWFGLTDDGRLDLSRIDELITERTKVVSLTWVSNMLGTINPIAEITRKAHAVGAIVVVDASQAAPQLPIDLAAMPTEERPDLLAFTGHKVVGPTGIGVLWGARAVLEALPPFLGGGEMIETVRMEGSTYAGLPHKFEAGTPPIVEAVGLGAAVEYLGHVGMEALHAHEQALTDYALRGLQTIPGLTVLGPLEAAARGGAISFELEGVHPHDIAQVLDSRGIAVRAGHHCAKPAHARFGVQSSTRMSSYLYTTPAEIDALVEGLEYTRSYFKLG, encoded by the coding sequence ATGACCCTGCACGGACTCCTCCCCGAGCTGGAGGTCATCCGCAAGGACTTCCCGATCCTCGAGCGCACGCTCGCGGGCGGGATGCCGCTGGTGTACCTCGACAGCGCCAACACCTCGCAGAAGCCGCAGGTGGTGATCGACACGATGGTCGACCACCTCGAGCGGCACAACGCGAACATCGCCCGCGCGATGCACCAGCTCGGGGCGGAGTCCACCGAGGCGTTCGAGTCGGCGCGCGACAAGGTGGCGGCCTTCATCGGCGCCCCGGAGCGCGACGAGGTGATCTTCACCAAGAACGCCTCCGAGGCGCTCAACCTGGTGGCCAACACCCTGGTGTGGGGCTCCGACCTGCAGGTCGGTCCCGGCGACGAGGTGGTGATCACCGAGATGGAGCACCACTCGAACATCGTGCCCTGGCAGCTGCTCACCCAGCGCACCGGCGCCACGCTGCGCTGGTTCGGGCTCACCGACGACGGCCGCCTCGACCTCTCCCGCATCGACGAGCTGATCACCGAGCGCACGAAGGTCGTGTCCCTGACCTGGGTCTCGAACATGCTCGGCACGATCAACCCGATCGCCGAGATCACCCGCAAGGCGCACGCCGTCGGCGCGATCGTCGTCGTCGACGCCTCGCAGGCCGCCCCGCAGCTGCCGATCGACCTGGCCGCGATGCCCACCGAGGAGCGCCCCGACCTGCTCGCCTTCACCGGGCACAAGGTCGTCGGCCCCACCGGCATCGGCGTCCTCTGGGGCGCCCGGGCCGTGCTCGAGGCGCTGCCGCCGTTCCTCGGTGGCGGCGAGATGATCGAGACCGTGCGGATGGAGGGCTCGACCTACGCCGGCCTTCCGCACAAGTTCGAGGCCGGCACCCCGCCGATCGTCGAGGCCGTCGGTCTCGGCGCCGCGGTGGAATACCTCGGCCACGTGGGCATGGAGGCCCTGCACGCCCACGAGCAGGCGCTCACCGACTACGCGCTGCGCGGACTGCAGACGATCCCCGGCCTCACCGTGCTCGGCCCGCTGGAGGCCGCAGCCCGTGGTGGCGCGATCTCCTTCGAGCTCGAGGGCGTGCACCCGCACGACATCGCGCAGGTGCTCGACAGCCGCGGCATCGCCGTACGGGCCGGGCACCACTGCGCGAAGCCGGCGCACGCCCGCTTCGGGGTGCAGAGCTCGACGCGGATGTCGTCGTACCTCTACACGACGCCGGCGGAGATCGACGCGCTCGTCGAGGGCCTGGAATACACCCGTTCGTACTTCAAGTTGGGCTGA
- a CDS encoding GNAT family N-acetyltransferase codes for MQIQPLQIQIDDPRRDDVLALLTEHLADMYATSPAESVHALDPEALAAPGITFWTARSDEETLLGCVALKRLAADHAELKSMRTATAARRRGVGAALLDHVLARARERGHVRVSLETGVEDYFAPARTLYLSRGFTECPPFEGYGLDPNSVFLTLEL; via the coding sequence GTGCAGATCCAGCCCCTGCAGATCCAGATCGACGATCCCCGCCGCGACGACGTGCTCGCGCTGCTCACCGAGCACCTCGCGGACATGTACGCCACCTCCCCGGCCGAGAGCGTGCACGCGCTCGACCCCGAGGCTCTGGCCGCGCCGGGCATCACGTTCTGGACCGCGCGCAGTGACGAGGAGACGCTGCTCGGTTGCGTCGCGCTCAAGCGGCTGGCCGCGGACCACGCGGAGCTGAAGTCGATGCGCACCGCCACCGCGGCCCGTCGCCGCGGCGTGGGCGCCGCGCTGCTGGACCACGTGCTCGCCCGCGCCCGGGAACGCGGGCACGTCCGGGTGAGCCTGGAGACCGGGGTCGAGGACTACTTCGCCCCGGCTCGCACGCTCTACCTCAGCCGCGGCTTCACCGAGTGCCCGCCGTTCGAGGGCTACGGGCTCGACCCGAACAGCGTGTTCCTGACCCTGGAGCTCTGA
- a CDS encoding SRPBCC family protein, with protein sequence MGSLYPADRVEIDFCDTAPFRYANSVDLAITPEELFEVLADADAWPRWAKVITHVEWTTPEPHGVGTRRTVTMRGGLVGEEEFLAWDPPRMMSFRFNACSTRTVRAFAERYDVEATPGGCRMTWTLALDVRGPSRLGMPLGRPVMDAVFRGFLHRLRRYTDARFAGVTD encoded by the coding sequence ATGGGCTCCCTCTACCCGGCCGATCGCGTGGAGATCGACTTCTGCGACACCGCGCCGTTCCGCTACGCCAACAGCGTCGACCTCGCGATCACCCCCGAGGAGCTGTTCGAGGTGCTCGCCGACGCCGACGCGTGGCCGCGGTGGGCGAAGGTGATCACGCACGTCGAGTGGACCACGCCGGAGCCGCACGGCGTCGGCACCCGGCGCACCGTGACGATGCGGGGCGGGCTGGTCGGTGAGGAGGAGTTCCTGGCCTGGGACCCGCCGCGGATGATGTCGTTCCGCTTCAACGCCTGCTCTACGCGCACGGTGCGCGCGTTCGCCGAGCGCTACGACGTCGAGGCGACCCCGGGCGGGTGCCGGATGACCTGGACGCTGGCGCTGGACGTGCGCGGACCCTCGCGGCTGGGGATGCCGCTGGGCCGGCCGGTGATGGACGCGGTGTTCCGCGGCTTCCTGCACCGGCTGCGCCGCTACACCGACGCCCGGTTCGCCGGCGTCACGGACTGA
- a CDS encoding acVLRF1 family peptidyl-tRNA hydrolase, with translation MPEVLVPAARWPRWVENFEAAHGPAALAVVDGALVGTAPDGSRFAARLPFSASYDGPARADALLADLTPPPEWGVLLVRKGGFAIARLAGTEVTASKVGQRHVQGRTKAGGQSQQRFARRRANQARQAYEAAAEHAARLLEGVPLVVTGGDRSAVAEVLDDPRLRGLSVCGRFFAVPDPRRAQLDQTIADAQSLVVDVVNAG, from the coding sequence GTGCCCGAGGTCCTCGTCCCCGCCGCCCGCTGGCCGCGCTGGGTGGAGAACTTCGAGGCCGCGCACGGCCCGGCGGCGCTGGCCGTCGTCGACGGCGCCCTGGTGGGCACTGCGCCGGACGGCTCCCGGTTCGCGGCGCGCCTGCCCTTCTCCGCGTCGTACGACGGCCCGGCACGCGCCGACGCGCTGCTGGCCGACCTGACTCCGCCGCCGGAGTGGGGCGTGCTGCTCGTGCGCAAGGGAGGGTTCGCGATCGCGCGGCTCGCGGGCACGGAGGTGACGGCCTCCAAGGTCGGGCAGCGCCACGTGCAGGGCCGGACCAAGGCGGGCGGGCAGTCGCAGCAGCGCTTCGCCCGGCGCCGCGCGAACCAGGCGCGCCAGGCCTACGAGGCGGCGGCCGAGCACGCGGCCCGGCTGCTGGAGGGGGTGCCGCTGGTGGTGACCGGGGGAGACCGGAGCGCGGTGGCGGAGGTGCTCGACGACCCCCGGCTGCGCGGGCTGTCGGTGTGCGGCCGGTTCTTCGCGGTGCCGGACCCGCGTCGTGCCCAGCTCGACCAGACGATCGCCGACGCCCAGTCGCTGGTGGTCGACGTCGTCAACGCCGGGTGA
- the sufU gene encoding Fe-S cluster assembly sulfur transfer protein SufU produces the protein MTAQDLDALYQEIILDHYKNPHGKGLRGDAGDASAAEVHHVNPTCGDEVTLRVHLADGADGAGGQVVEDVSYDALGCSISQASASVLYDLVVGKSVEEAMTIHGEFLALMQGKGTVEPDEEVLEDGIAFAGVAKFPARVKCALLSWMAWKDATTQVVAATEGDNA, from the coding sequence ATGACTGCGCAAGACCTGGATGCCCTCTATCAGGAGATCATCCTCGACCACTACAAGAACCCGCACGGCAAGGGGTTGCGCGGCGACGCCGGCGACGCCTCGGCCGCCGAGGTGCACCACGTCAACCCGACCTGCGGCGACGAGGTGACCCTGCGGGTCCACCTGGCCGACGGTGCCGACGGCGCCGGCGGGCAGGTCGTCGAGGACGTCTCGTACGACGCCCTCGGCTGCTCGATCTCGCAGGCCTCCGCCTCGGTGCTCTACGACCTGGTGGTCGGCAAGAGCGTCGAGGAGGCGATGACGATCCACGGTGAGTTCCTCGCCCTGATGCAGGGCAAGGGCACCGTGGAGCCCGACGAGGAGGTGCTGGAGGACGGCATCGCCTTCGCCGGCGTGGCAAAGTTCCCGGCGCGAGTCAAGTGTGCACTGCTGTCCTGGATGGCGTGGAAGGACGCGACGACGCAGGTCGTCGCGGCAACAGAGGGAGACAACGCATGA
- a CDS encoding metal-sulfur cluster assembly factor has product MSDHTDLPDVPEATVSGSTSASVAVADIEEAMKDVVDPELGINVVDLGLVYGIHVDEGSNVVLDMTLTSAACPLTDVITDQTEGALEGLANDVAINWVWMPPWGPDKITPDGREQLRALGFNV; this is encoded by the coding sequence ATGAGTGACCACACCGACCTTCCCGACGTCCCGGAGGCGACCGTGAGCGGAAGCACCTCGGCGTCGGTCGCCGTCGCCGACATCGAGGAGGCGATGAAGGACGTCGTCGACCCCGAGCTCGGCATCAACGTCGTCGACCTCGGCCTGGTCTACGGCATCCACGTCGACGAGGGCAGCAACGTCGTGCTCGACATGACGCTGACCTCGGCAGCCTGCCCGCTCACCGACGTGATCACCGACCAGACCGAGGGTGCGCTCGAGGGCCTGGCCAACGACGTCGCGATCAACTGGGTCTGGATGCCGCCGTGGGGTCCCGACAAGATCACCCCCGACGGCCGCGAGCAGCTGCGCGCCCTCGGGTTCAACGTCTGA
- the sufC gene encoding Fe-S cluster assembly ATPase SufC: MTKLEIKDLHVQVSTEDGPKEILKGVTLTINGGETHAIMGPNGSGKSTLAYSIAGHPRYEVTSGTVTLDGEDVLEMSVDERARAGLFLAMQYPVEVPGVSVANFLRTAKTAVDGEAPKLRTWIKEVNGALEKMNLDPTFSQRSVNEGFSGGEKKRHEIAQLDLLDPKVAVLDETDSGLDIDALKVVSDGVNRFRERDAKGVLLITHYTRILRYIRPDRVHVFVAGRVAESGGPELAEELEANGYDRFLKASV, from the coding sequence ATGACCAAGCTGGAGATCAAGGACCTGCACGTCCAGGTCAGCACCGAGGACGGCCCCAAGGAGATCCTGAAGGGCGTCACGCTCACCATCAACGGCGGTGAGACGCACGCGATCATGGGCCCCAACGGCTCGGGCAAGTCGACGCTGGCCTACTCGATCGCCGGCCACCCGCGCTACGAGGTCACCAGCGGCACCGTGACCCTCGACGGCGAGGACGTGCTGGAGATGTCGGTCGACGAGCGGGCCCGCGCCGGCCTGTTCCTCGCGATGCAGTACCCGGTCGAGGTGCCCGGCGTCTCGGTGGCGAACTTCCTGCGCACCGCCAAGACCGCCGTCGACGGCGAGGCGCCGAAGCTGCGCACCTGGATCAAGGAGGTCAACGGCGCCCTGGAGAAGATGAACCTCGACCCGACGTTCTCCCAGCGCTCGGTCAACGAGGGCTTCTCCGGCGGTGAGAAGAAGCGCCACGAGATCGCCCAGCTCGACCTGCTCGACCCGAAGGTCGCGGTCCTCGACGAGACCGACTCCGGTCTCGACATCGACGCCCTCAAGGTCGTCTCCGACGGCGTCAACCGGTTCCGCGAGCGCGACGCCAAGGGCGTCCTGCTGATCACCCACTACACCCGGATCCTGCGCTACATCCGCCCCGACCGGGTGCACGTGTTCGTGGCCGGCCGCGTCGCCGAGTCCGGCGGCCCGGAGCTGGCCGAGGAGCTCGAGGCCAACGGCTACGACCGCTTCCTCAAGGCGTCGGTCTGA
- a CDS encoding helix-turn-helix transcriptional regulator, which produces MEIVGKPDSAVEQSDQPTRQRVMRSILDNGPSTAAALAERLELTAAAVRRHLEALLADGAVEARDARPVGSRGRGRPAKVFALTERGRDGFDQQYDDLATEALRFLSETAGADAVRAFAEQRASFIERRFPEVQAAHPDASPAEVLAQVFTAEGYAATVRQLAPINGAAKGEQLCQQHCPVSHVAHEFPQLCEAETEAIGRVLGTHVQRLATIAHGDGVCTTCIPDVNQHIKNKEEVSS; this is translated from the coding sequence GTGGAAATCGTGGGCAAGCCCGATTCTGCCGTCGAGCAGAGCGACCAACCGACGCGTCAGCGCGTCATGCGGTCGATCCTCGACAACGGTCCGTCCACGGCCGCGGCGCTCGCCGAGCGCCTCGAGCTGACGGCGGCGGCCGTACGGCGCCACCTGGAGGCACTGCTCGCGGACGGCGCCGTCGAGGCGCGCGACGCCCGACCGGTGGGCTCGCGGGGACGCGGCCGGCCGGCCAAGGTGTTCGCGCTCACCGAGCGCGGTCGCGACGGCTTCGACCAGCAGTACGACGACCTGGCCACCGAGGCGCTGCGCTTCCTCTCCGAGACGGCCGGCGCAGACGCCGTACGGGCGTTCGCGGAGCAGCGCGCGAGCTTCATCGAGCGCCGCTTCCCGGAGGTGCAGGCGGCACATCCGGACGCCTCGCCCGCCGAGGTGCTGGCCCAGGTCTTCACCGCCGAGGGCTACGCCGCCACCGTGCGGCAGCTGGCGCCGATCAACGGTGCCGCGAAGGGGGAGCAGCTGTGCCAGCAGCACTGCCCCGTCTCCCACGTCGCCCACGAGTTCCCCCAGCTGTGCGAGGCCGAGACCGAGGCCATCGGCCGCGTGCTCGGCACCCACGTGCAGCGTCTGGCCACCATCGCCCACGGCGACGGGGTGTGCACCACCTGCATCCCGGACGTCAACCAGCACATCAAGAACAAGGAGGAGGTCAGCTCATGA
- a CDS encoding ABC transporter ATP-binding protein, producing MRYDDRTAVDGLSFEVESHTITAVLGPNGAGKTTTLETCEGYRRAQAGTVRVLGLDPVRERRELLPRIGVMLQSGGAWSGARAEEMLRHFARLYAHPLEVGLLMERLALHECGRTPYRRLSGGQQQRLGLALALIGRPELVFVDEPTAGLDPQIRRAVWELLEELRADGVTVVLTTHYLEEAERLADKVHILDHGRLVASGTPLELTRGGTVATIRLVVTQPFPPGAPEALATALGPATELVVLDPLSLQVSGPADGTTLATVAAWCAEHDVLPESLSLGQRNLEDVFLELTGREDFA from the coding sequence ATGCGTTACGACGATCGCACGGCCGTCGACGGCCTCTCCTTCGAGGTCGAGTCCCACACCATCACCGCCGTCCTCGGCCCCAACGGGGCCGGCAAGACCACGACGCTGGAGACCTGCGAGGGCTACCGCCGTGCGCAGGCCGGCACGGTGCGGGTCCTCGGCCTCGACCCGGTGCGCGAGCGCCGCGAGCTGCTGCCCCGGATCGGCGTGATGCTGCAGTCCGGCGGCGCCTGGAGCGGGGCGCGAGCCGAGGAGATGCTCCGGCACTTCGCCCGGCTCTACGCCCACCCCCTCGAGGTGGGCCTGCTCATGGAGCGCCTCGCGCTGCACGAGTGCGGGCGCACGCCGTACCGCCGGCTCTCGGGCGGGCAGCAGCAGCGGCTCGGGCTGGCGCTGGCCCTGATCGGGCGCCCGGAGCTGGTCTTCGTCGACGAGCCGACGGCCGGGCTGGACCCGCAGATCCGCCGTGCGGTCTGGGAGCTGCTGGAGGAGCTGCGCGCCGACGGCGTGACCGTGGTGCTGACCACGCACTACCTGGAGGAGGCCGAGCGCCTCGCCGACAAGGTGCACATCCTCGACCACGGCCGTCTGGTGGCCAGCGGCACGCCGCTGGAGCTGACCCGTGGCGGCACGGTGGCGACCATCCGGCTGGTGGTCACCCAGCCGTTCCCTCCGGGCGCGCCGGAGGCGCTGGCGACCGCGCTGGGCCCGGCCACCGAGCTGGTGGTGCTGGACCCGCTGAGCCTGCAGGTCTCCGGCCCGGCCGACGGCACCACCCTGGCCACCGTCGCCGCCTGGTGCGCCGAGCACGACGTGCTGCCGGAGTCGCTGTCGCTGGGCCAGCGCAACCTCGAGGACGTCTTCCTAGAGCTGACCGGTCGGGAGGACTTCGCATGA
- the sufD gene encoding Fe-S cluster assembly protein SufD, with translation MTESVQAALEQDRVDSHLNPPASYDLADHPVPTGREEVWRFTPLKRLRGILDGEAGTSAPQWSTELPAGVTLSEIPAEQAVALGELAPNERPAALAAARAETALLLDVPAEAVVAEPVVLRLDGKSVEDLLWGRLVVRVGAHAEVTIVLVHTGSARYSAIQTFVVGDGAKVNVLTLQDWADDAVHLGRDAIRVGRDAYVKHTSISFGGDVVRMHANVEYDGPGGEAELLGLYFADAGQHLEHRLFADHNAPKTKSNVIYKGALQGQKAHTVWIGNVLIRKVAEGIETYEENRNLILTDGTQCDSVPNLEIETGEIAGAGHASATARFDDEQLFYLRSRGVSEKEAQRLVVHGFFNDLIRKVGIPSIEVKLLETVEAELARNVLKEEA, from the coding sequence GTGACTGAGAGCGTCCAGGCGGCGCTGGAGCAGGACCGGGTGGACAGCCACCTGAACCCGCCTGCCTCCTACGACCTGGCCGACCACCCCGTGCCCACCGGCCGTGAGGAGGTGTGGCGCTTCACCCCGCTCAAGCGGTTGCGCGGCATCCTCGACGGCGAGGCCGGCACGAGTGCTCCCCAGTGGAGCACCGAGCTGCCCGCCGGCGTGACGCTGAGCGAGATCCCGGCCGAGCAGGCCGTCGCGCTCGGTGAGCTCGCGCCCAACGAGCGGCCCGCAGCCCTGGCCGCGGCCCGCGCCGAGACGGCGCTGCTGCTCGACGTGCCGGCCGAGGCCGTCGTGGCCGAGCCGGTCGTCCTGCGCCTGGACGGCAAGAGCGTCGAGGACCTGCTCTGGGGCCGCCTCGTGGTCCGGGTCGGCGCCCACGCCGAGGTGACCATCGTGCTCGTGCACACCGGGTCGGCGCGCTACTCCGCTATCCAGACCTTCGTGGTCGGCGACGGCGCGAAGGTCAACGTCCTCACGCTGCAGGACTGGGCCGACGACGCGGTGCACCTGGGCCGCGACGCGATCCGCGTGGGCCGCGACGCCTACGTCAAGCACACCTCGATCTCGTTCGGCGGCGACGTCGTGCGGATGCACGCCAACGTCGAGTACGACGGCCCCGGCGGCGAGGCCGAGCTGCTCGGCCTCTACTTCGCCGACGCCGGCCAGCACCTCGAGCACCGGCTCTTCGCCGACCACAACGCCCCGAAGACCAAGAGCAACGTGATCTACAAGGGCGCGCTGCAGGGCCAGAAGGCGCACACCGTGTGGATCGGCAACGTGCTGATCCGCAAGGTCGCCGAGGGCATCGAGACCTACGAGGAGAACCGCAACCTGATCCTCACCGACGGCACCCAGTGCGACTCGGTCCCCAACCTGGAGATCGAGACCGGTGAGATCGCGGGTGCGGGCCACGCCTCGGCCACCGCCCGCTTCGACGACGAGCAGCTGTTCTACCTGCGCTCGCGCGGGGTCTCGGAGAAGGAGGCGCAGCGCCTGGTGGTGCACGGCTTCTTCAACGACCTGATCCGCAAGGTCGGGATCCCCTCGATCGAGGTCAAGCTGCTGGAGACCGTCGAGGCCGAGCTCGCCCGCAACGTCCTCAAGGAGGAGGCGTGA
- the sufB gene encoding Fe-S cluster assembly protein SufB, producing MTSIEELNPELKGIGRYEFGWADKNDVGADAKRGLSEEVVRDISSKKSEPDWMLDLRLKGLKLFDRKPMPTWGSDLSAIDFDNIKYFVRSSEKQAATWDDLPEDIKNTYDKLGIPEAEKQRLVSGVAAQYESEVVYHSIREDLEAQGVLFLDTDTALKEQPELFREYFGTVIPVGDNKFAALNTSVWSGGSFIYVPKGVHVDIPLQAYFRINTENMGQFERTLIIVDEDAYVHYVEGCTAPIYSSDSLHSAVVEIIVKKGGRCRYTTIQNWSNNVYNLVTKRAVCEAGATMEWVDGNIGSKVTMKYPAVYLMGEHAKGETLSIAFAGEGQHQDAGAKMVHAAPNTSSSILSKSVARGGGRTSYRGLIQINEGAHGSKSNVLCDALLVDQISRSDTYPYVDIREDDVSMGHEASVSKVSDDQLFYLMSRGMAEDEAMAMIVRGFVEPIAKELPMEYALELNRLIELQMEGAVG from the coding sequence ATGACTTCGATCGAGGAGCTGAACCCCGAGCTCAAGGGCATCGGACGCTACGAGTTCGGCTGGGCCGACAAGAACGATGTCGGCGCCGACGCCAAGCGCGGGCTCAGCGAGGAGGTCGTGCGCGACATCTCCTCGAAGAAGTCCGAGCCCGACTGGATGCTCGACCTCCGGCTGAAGGGCCTGAAGCTCTTCGACCGCAAGCCGATGCCCACCTGGGGCTCGGACCTGTCGGCCATCGACTTCGACAACATCAAGTACTTCGTGCGCTCCTCGGAGAAGCAGGCCGCCACCTGGGACGACCTGCCCGAGGACATCAAGAACACCTACGACAAGCTCGGCATCCCGGAGGCGGAGAAGCAGCGCCTGGTCTCCGGCGTCGCCGCGCAGTACGAGTCCGAGGTCGTCTACCACTCCATCCGTGAGGACCTCGAGGCCCAGGGTGTGCTGTTCCTGGACACCGACACCGCGCTCAAGGAGCAGCCGGAGCTGTTCCGGGAGTACTTCGGCACCGTCATCCCGGTCGGGGACAACAAGTTCGCCGCGCTGAACACGTCCGTGTGGTCCGGCGGGTCGTTCATCTACGTCCCCAAGGGCGTGCACGTCGACATCCCGCTGCAGGCCTACTTCCGGATCAACACCGAGAACATGGGCCAGTTCGAGCGGACCCTGATCATCGTCGACGAGGACGCCTACGTGCACTACGTCGAGGGCTGCACCGCGCCGATCTACTCCTCGGACTCGCTGCACTCCGCGGTCGTGGAGATCATCGTCAAGAAGGGCGGCCGCTGCCGCTACACGACCATCCAGAACTGGTCGAACAACGTCTACAACCTGGTGACCAAGCGCGCGGTCTGCGAGGCCGGCGCCACCATGGAGTGGGTCGACGGCAACATCGGCTCCAAGGTCACCATGAAGTACCCGGCCGTCTACCTGATGGGCGAGCACGCCAAGGGCGAGACGCTGTCCATCGCGTTCGCCGGCGAGGGCCAGCACCAGGACGCCGGCGCCAAGATGGTGCACGCCGCCCCGAACACCTCCAGCTCGATCCTGAGCAAGTCGGTCGCGCGCGGCGGCGGTCGTACGTCGTACCGCGGCCTGATCCAGATCAACGAGGGCGCGCACGGCTCGAAGTCGAACGTGCTGTGCGACGCGCTGCTGGTCGACCAGATCAGCCGCTCGGACACCTACCCCTACGTCGACATCCGCGAGGACGACGTGTCCATGGGCCACGAGGCGAGCGTCTCGAAGGTCTCCGACGACCAGCTCTTCTACCTCATGTCGCGCGGCATGGCGGAGGACGAGGCGATGGCGATGATCGTGCGCGGCTTCGTCGAGCCGATCGCCAAGGAGCTGCCGATGGAGTACGCCCTCGAGCTCAACCGCCTGATCGAGCTGCAGATGGAGGGCGCGGTCGGCTGA